The genomic window TAACCAGTACACTTACGCCCGGAATACCAACATTGCTTTCGTCGGTTACTTTGCCTTTTACAGTTGTTTGGGCATAGGAAACCACGTAACAAGTTAAAATCCCTAATAGCATTAGTAATTTTTTGTTCATAATGAAAGATTTAGGTTAATTGATTAGTTAAGTTGTTTGTTAAAATACACAATTTAACCCATCAAAATCCATTATGAACTTCGTTTTAAAGGGAACCCAACCGAGAAAAAGAGAAAATGCCGCATAAAACAGCAAAATCCTGCAAGTTAGTAACAGAATTTATGCTGCAACATTTTTATTACGCAGTATTAGCAAGCTGGCTGGGGGATAGATATCCTGTTAATGATTTCATCTATAGCATCAGGATCAATCGCTACGTTTTTGGAAGCACACCATGTTTCTGTTTTATTATCTAACCAGATACAGAAAGAATGGTAGCCATCTAAAACAACAGCATAAGTTTCGTGAAAATCATCTTGAATACGCATGCAAAATCCCTTAAAAATTTTGCCTCTAACAATGAATTGCAGGGTGGAATAATTTTCTAACATGGCTCATTATATTTTTGGTTAATTTACAACAAATTATAAACGAGAATGTTTCGTTAATTTAAAGGAATTAATAAATAATTCTTAAACTACCAGGAAAGGCTTAACCTATGTTTAACATGTTCGAGTAACCTTTAGCTATTAAACGCTTTTTTGAAGGTAAAAATATTTCGCATTGCAGATTTAATATTGTACGTCCCTTTTTTACTATTGATGTTTCAGCAATCACTTCATCACCTTCGCTGGCAGGGGCAAAATAATCGATATAGTTATTTACGGTGGTATAACGTTCATTCAATCCCATCGTAAAAACCGTTGCACCAATTAAATCATCAATAATGCCTGCTGTTACACCACCATGTAAAATTTGATAAGGATTGGTCATTTCTTTACGGATGGTATACTGGCAAACCAATATCCCATGCTCTGCTTTAATTAAAACCGGAGCCAGCCAGTTCATAAAATTAGAGGGCGAATTAGTAATCACCTTGCCAATTGATTGCCTTAAAAAATTTAAACGCTGTTCGCTTAAAGAGGGTTCCATATACCGTAAAAATAGGTAAAATAGTTTATTAGTCCGTAGCCCGTAAGATGGAACGGTTGAGAGAAAAAAGGTTTAATGGCAAAAAGAAGATGGAAGATATAAATACCTCCCATTTCCTAAACGAAACATTTAACCTAAAACATAATTATATAACCTTGCTATGGTTCCACTAGAAGCTTATGGTCAATGGTTTTTTGGTCAATAGTTTATAGCCATTATCCACGTTTCCATCTGCAGATATTTTATTGATCATAAGCTATTAACTATCAACCATGATCCATCAACCATTTCATCTTACATTTTCCCTTCTTAAATCGGAATAATAATTTTAAAACTTAAGTTCCTGCCCATATTGTAAATTCCTGATCGGTCATTGGGCGAAGGGTTATAATATTCGAAATATTTTAATCTATTCAAATTGGATTGATAGGCGACATTGAAAATATTATCTGCCTGAAGAAAAATATCACATAAGGTCCTTCCTTTTTTAGTTTTCAGTGTTGATCCTACTCCTCCGTTAATTAAGGTATAGCCAGGTGTAAAGGTTTCGGTGTTATCTAAAGCATAAAATTTATCCTGATCAGCGAAAAAAGCAGCATCAATTTTAATATAAGGCTTATCAAAAATGCCTATAGCCTTTTGAGCGGTCGCCTTGATCTCTGTTCTCACCTGCAATGGCGGGATAAAAGGTAGATATTTCGCTTCCCTTCCATGTTTATTTAATAATTCCTGATTCTGGTTCAAGCCAACCACGTAAGCCAAACTATTGTTAAAACTTAACCATTTTATAGCTGAAGGATGTAGATTTACCGAAATTTCTGCACCATATAATCTTGCTTTCGACTGCTGATACTGATAAGTTAGGTTTCCAGGAACGATAACCACTGGATTTCCATTGGCATCGGTTAAGCGCGATTGATAAATGTAATTCTGAATATTGTTATTAAACAGTTCCATACTTATTTCAGCATCCTTTAAGTAAGCAATAATGCCAATATCTTCCTGTAAGTTAAATTCAGGCTTAAAAGTCCTATTGCCCAAATACACAATGTGCGCACCGGGATCTAGTCCGTTAGAACCGATTTCTGTAATGTTTGGTGCACGGTATCCCCTGGCAATGTTGGCTTTAATGAGCAGTTTTTCAGAAATGTTATAGGTTAAACCCAAACTTCCTGACAAGCCATAATAGTTTTTATCAAAAGAAGGGAATTGCAATTTTCCTGTGGCATCAGTAGAGCTCACCTGTTTGCCAAAACCTGTTTGTGCATCTGTACCTACATAAAAATCACGCCAGTGTATATTTCTTCTGTCTATCCTGATCCCTCCGGAAACATCGATTTTACCCATCGATTTCTTTGCGAAATAAAAAGCACCGATATCAAAAAGATCATAATCCGGAATGGGGAAATCGGTAGCTGTTTTGCTCCTGTTTCCCTGATACATGCCATTTACCCCAATGGTACTTTCGATACCGGTAAAATCGGGCAGGTTGTATTTAAGATCATAATTAAAAGTGTTTAATACCACATAAAGCCCGGCCTGACTTGGCAATGTAGGATGATTATATTCTCTTCTTACGCTTTGCTGTCCGCCAATCAATAAATTTAAATCACTCGTTCCAAATTTAAACTGACTGGTGTTATAAAATCGGTAATGTTGAATGTGCTGATGTAAGGGATTAATGGAGTAGGTATTCAGATCGCTTTCAGGTACAATGGGCCTGTTTTTAATATCATCTCCATCATCCAAAATCTGCCTGGTAAATTGTCGAGATAAAGAATCTCTGCTGCCATCAGGAATTTCCATCAAATTATCATAATAGGTAATAGCCGTTTTAGAAGAACCCCAGGCTTTATCTACCCTGGCACTGGCGGATAGATTGTATTCTCTAAAAGCTGTTCCGTAAACCAATCCATCAATTTTGTTTTGATAATTATGTGCTGTTTTCCCAGTCGCCCTAAACGTATATTTCCAATCGTTTTTAATGTAGGCCAATCCGAGCGACGAACCGATCATTCCATTATTACTTTGATAATTTGCTGTAAAATCACCTTTCAATTTACCATCTTCAAAATTCGGGCTGTAAGGGATCATATTAATTACACCTGCTAAGGCATCAGAACCATAGGTTAAACTGGCCGGTCCTTTTACAACTTCGGCCCTTGTAATACCATATTCATCTACCTCAATTCCATGCTCATCGCCCCATTGCTGTCCCTCCTGTCGTAAACCATCATATAAAGTTAACACACGGTTATACCCCAAACCTCTAATAAAGGGTTTAGAAACATTTGGCCCTGTGGTAACAGCTGTAATTCCAGGAACGCCTTTAACAATAGCTTCGATCAGGTTAGTATTTACATTTTGATCCATTGATTTTTTAGAGAGGACTGCAATAGGTACAGGGCTTTTACGCAGCTGTGTGGCCCGGTTAACCCCGGTAATTACCACATCGCCTAAATCAGATGCTAAGCTTAACAGCTCAGCGTTAACCAGCGCAGTATCTCCTTTTAGCGTTACTTTAATTCTTTTGGATTGATAACCTATGCCCGAAAAAATGAGGTCATAATTTCCGGATGGAATATCACCTAATTGATAGGTACCAGAAACATTTGATTTGGTGGATCCCTTAGATCCTAAAATTTTAATGGTGATATTTTCTACAGGTTCATTTTGGGAGGTGACCAAACCTTTAACCATAACTTTTTGCGCGATGGCATTTAGCGATATAAAAAAACAGAAGCAGTATAGTAAGAATGGTTTCATGAACAAGAATGGTTTATCTAAATATAATTTTAGACAAATCTAAATTTTAATTTAAATATATCAAATAAAATATTTAGATAATATTTAACACACTTAAAATCAAAACATTCAAATAAAAAAAAATAAAAATACTTTGCGTTGATTGAAAGTTGTTTTTTTTCAGAACTCCAATAATAGTTAGGAAGACATTCCATCATCCATTTTATATGTCCCATCGTACATTCTCCATCTTATGCTATATTTCCTCAAGTGCCATTTGTTAGCCCATTGGTCAGATTAGCATCTTTCGGTTCCAGTTACTTCTATTTTTAAAAAATTTAATCGATTTTGAATAAACAGCGACGATACTTATCTGGCTGATTATAAACAACCTGCATGAGCTGTTCACAATTCAACGCAAAATGGGCAGAAAAATCTTTTGAATATTTTCAATCATATCTTGCAAATACACCGTTATTATGATTATCATTGAATACAAAAGCGTAAATAAAACTATAATACCTAAAGGATTGTTGTGCCTAAAGGAGTTATTAAAGCAAGTACTAATCCTATAAACAGAATAGAATATATGTTGGTGATCAATAATTTTGAAGAGTATGAATCGCATCTAGGTAAAGAACTAGGTGTTTCGCAATGGCATACAATAGACCAAGAGCAGATCAATAAATTTGCCGATGCAACCTTAGATCACCAATGGATACACACCGATCCGGAAAAAGCTAAAAATGAAGGGCCGTTTAAGGCAACAATAGCACATGGATATTTAACCTTATCCTTAATTCCATATTTATGGAAGCAGATTGCGGATGTACGTAATATTAAAATGGAAATCAATTATGGTATTGAACGTTTTAAATTTGGTCAGGCAGTTTTAGTGGATAGTGAAGTGCAACTAAAAGCGAAATTAAATTGCATTAGCAATTTGAGGGGAATAACTAAAGTTACAATTCAGGCTACGCTTGTGATTAAAGACCAACCCAAACCAGCATATGTGGGTGATGTAGTATTCTTGTATCACTTCATCTGATCATTCAATTTTGGCTACATAATTACGTTTAGTTTTTATACCGGGATTCTTGATATCGGGTAACTTGATTTTGGCTAGCGACATTTCTATCGACATAGATGCATTTCGTTTCCTGGCTTCGGTTGCTATGCTTGAAGTAATATCTTTTAAGGTATTCAGTGCTGCAAAATACTGACGATCCAGTGTTTTAATGGCATTCATATCGCGATTTTTCTGTTGATATTCCAGGTTAGCATTTTCACAACAATATTGCTGAACCTGATCTAAGCTTGTTAACTTTTCGGTTATCATGGATAATGCTGATGCGGATAACTTAACCCCTTTAATGTCAACAACTTTATCATCCTTAACTAAATAATTTAACCCATTAAAAGATATGGTTTGGAGTAGAGAATTGTTAATGATTGCTGTAGGTTTTGGAAGCTGTTTTTTTGAGTTATAACCATCTTTAATCAGTGCTTTATTGTAACTAAACCGATCCGCTAAAAGTAAATCAATTAACTGGTTGCCATCTATTCTTTCAGTATCCTTTATTTGCTCAGCAGTTGTACCGATAGCATGAGAAGCCGTCAAGCTCTTGGTTGAGTTACAGCTAAAACAAATAAATAAAATAAACCCAAAAAAAGCCAGACTTTTATTTTTCATGCTCAACAATTAATCAATGCAAATTATGGAATTAACGGTTTATTGCACTTCACAATTGACGGACAATTTGCTTTACATTTTTTAAGCTTTGCTGTAGAAAGGTATATTCCTGCCTGCAATTATATTGTTTAATGATTAGCTTCATTTAAAACATGTGGGTAGAATTTCGATTTTATAGAGTTATTTGGGTTACCGAATTACAAAAAATGTTTTTTTTTGATGACTATTTTTAAAGCTCCAAATAAACAATTTTAATTTATGTGTAAAACTAGCGTAACATCTATTCTATATGAGTAAATAAAAGCTATACTGATAAATAACGGGGTGAAAATTCTGTTAAAAAGGGCGCTCTCTTTCAGCAATCCTTAATATTGGTCCTGTTTTAGGAGCCAGTTTATCACAAATATGAGAATACAAAGATGGACCAGCCGTGCTGAGCTTCAATCGCTCCAAGAGGGTGATTATATTACATACGAATCATATTCAGGACGGATAAAAAAAATAGAAGTGCATCATTTTAGAAACGAACAACATTTTTATATTAAGCTTTATGATTTAAAACAAACCATACTGATTATCGCATGATCAATATCTAAAAAACCAGAGATCATTTTAATGATTCATGCAAATCTTACTGGCGGATGCACAAGACGATCCACGTAATTTTGATATTTTCAATTTTACAATTAACGCCCTGTTAACCGCTTAGGTTAAATGGCTTTTCTGGATACTTTCTTTGAGTAGCGTGAATTCGTAATCATGTAGGATTGCATTCTTTATGTTTATCTTTTTCTGTAATTGAAAATCTAGCTATTCTAATCCATCCTTTCTTAAAGACAAAACAATAACGCAAAAAATGGTTTTTCAATGTTTAGCTAAAGTAAACAAATATTAACCTAAATGTTAACTATTACTAAACATTTGTTTAGCAAAAATACTGATAGTATATTTGATGACAATAGTTCAAAAAATTAATTTATCCAATTTAATATAAAGCAAATGAACCCTGAAATTAAGATGGTAGTATTCGATATGGCTGGCACTACAGTAAATGAAAACAACCTGGTTTACAAAACGCTAATGAATGCAATAAATGCCGCTGGCTTTTCTTATACCCTTGATCAGGTTCTTGCTATTGCAGCAGGAAAGGAAAAGAAAGAAGCAATCAGATCGGTACTTAAAACTTACGAAGGCTCTTTTGATGAGGCCATGATATTCGATATATATGAAGAATTTATTGGCAAACTGAAACTGGCATATGAAACTGAAGAAATTTTGCCTCAACCAGGTTCAATTGAACTTTTTGAAAAACTTCGCAAAGAAGGAATAATTTCGGTACTTAATACAGGTTATGACAGGGTTACTGCAGAGGCTATCCTGGGCAGACTGGGTTGGAAGGCAGGTACTGAATTCGATACACTCGTTACTGCTTCGGAAGTTAGCCAAAACAGGCCTGAACCTGATATGATTTTATTGGCAATGAGACACCATGGTCTTACCGATGGCAAATCGGTTGTTAAGGTTGGAGATTCAAGTATTGATATTGAAGAAGGCAAAAATGCAGGTTGCGGCCTAAGCATCGGTATTACCACAGGCGCACACACAAAAAAACAATTGGAAGAAGCTAAACCTGACGCGGTAATAGACAATTTAATGGAGATCCTGGCCATGATAACCAAGCAGAACCAATTAATGATCATTAAATAATAACAAGCGTATTTGCTAACATACAAATGAGCGGCAACGATCGGAATTAACTCCGATATGGGGAACTCAAAATGTTTTGTGTGACGAATATTTGACCAGTTTCTGTGATCGTAATCCTATTTGCTTGAAACTAATTTTATCACAAATTTTGATGGCTACAGTCTTTTTCATTAGTACTTCAACTTAACCTAAGCTTAAAACCTTTTAAGCAGGTAAAGCGTTTATTTTTAGATAACTTAGGTCATAACTAAATATAAGCATATGAATACTCAGGAAGTAGCTGACAAACTGGTGCAGCTTTGCCGTGAAGGCAAACACGAACAGGCCATTGATGAACTTTACGCTGATAACGTTGTAAGCAAAGAGCCAAAAGGCTCCCCAATGGAATTAACAGAAGGCAAAGATGCCGTTAAAAAGAAAACCATACAATGGGAAGAAAGTGTTGAAGAGATACATAGCTCTTCGTGCTCAGAACCAATTGTAGCGGAAAACCATTTTGCTTTTGTAATGAACATTGATGCCACTTATAAAGCCCATGGAAGAATGGCTATGAGTGAAATCTGTGTTTATGAGGTTAAAGATGGAAAAATCGTAGCCGACGAGTTTTTCTATCGCATGGGTTAAAATATAAAAAGCCCCGATATCCATCTGGGCTTTTATAATCAACTAACCTAAACTTATAAATACTAACCAAATATTTATAGTGCAAAACTAATGACCGATTATTAACTCAATGTTAAATATTTATCACTTGTTATCTGAAATTGGTTACACCGCATTAGTTCATTAAATCATAAAACACCGTTTATCGGGCAAAAAATAATTAGAATCAAATTTGCCGTGCCTGTTCTATGAAGGAAAATGTTTTATTACCTTTAAATAAATGCGCAATTTCTAACCATAAAATGCATAAAATTGATAACAATGCCCAATCAGCAAGACCTTTCAAAAAAACATCAACTCATTTCCGATCTGTTTAAATGGCCCACCAAAGCTTCTGAGTGGGAACAGTACAAGCTCAGCAATGAGCAACTTGATTTTTTTAATGCATTTGGATACGTAAGTGATGTAAAGTTATTGGATGACTGGCAGGTTGAGCGGTTGAACAAAGAATTAGCAGAAATTGTAGATCCCGCACACCCTTTAAATGGGCTGTTTCATGAGTTCCACAGCAATGAATCTGCAGATCCTAATTCAGTTTTGTTTCATGCTTTAGGCGCCTGGCGAATTACCGAAAGCTTTCATGATGTGATATGGAATCCCGCTTTTGCGATGGCGGCCAGTCAGATTTTAGGCAATAAAGGTGTACGATTCTGGCACGATCAGTTGTTCTGTAAACCAGCAAAACATGGAGGAGTTGTAGCCTGGCACCAGGACTATTCTTATTGGACACGCACCGGCCCCATGCAACATTTAACCTGCTGGGTTGGATTAGATGATGCAACTACCGAAAACGGTTGTTTATATTATGTACCTAAAAGCCATAACTGGGGCTTGTTGGATAAACCAGATTTAGCTGGGGATATGGAAGGCTTAATGCAGTATTTAACCGAAGCGCAAAAAGCAGAATTTAATCCTGTTCCTATAGAACTTAAAAAGGGATATGCTACGTTTCACCATCCTTTAATGGTTCATGGCTCGTTCCAAAATAAATCACCACGTTCAAGAAGTGCTTTTGTTTTAAATGTATTTACTGACGGTACAGAATCGAATACCGATGAAGCCTTACTTAAAGGAGTGGAACCTGTTAGGGCAGGCCATAAAATGGAAGGGCAGTTTTTTCCTTTGATATTTTCTCCTGATAGTCTAATGCCATTAAGTTGATCGAAGTGGCTGTCAGTTGAGGGATAATTTATTGTATAAAAATCAATATAAATGACATTTAATTATTGGTCTTGCACTGCAATTGCAATAACTCCCGTTGGGAGGTATCTTCATCTCGACCTTAGTGTTCCAAAGGAACTCCTCTGGAGGAGATCTTTTAACATAGTTCAAAGATTTCTCCATTCCACTGTGTTCCAGTCGAAATGACGCCCAATTTTGGAAATTTGTCATTGATAGCTTAGTCGAAGACCAGTGTAAAGAAAAATTAACTCCCTCTTGATGATCCATTTATAATAAAACTATCTATTCGTTTCCATAGGTGCTTTATATCACTTCAACTAAGCCGTACATTTGTAAAAAAAGACACAATGAACGATATTACAGATTACCCTGTGTTGGCATATGTTGTTAAGCTCATTAAAAACACCATTACCGACATTAAAACAGAATATATTGCCCCAGCTAGCGTAGAACTTAAGGACGGCAATGACACGATATACCTCCAACAGCGATCAGACGAAAATGGCAACCCTTCAACAATTTTTATCAACGATCCTAAGGACATCATTTTCAGTGAAGACCTACTTCCCTCTTTGAAGAACCTCCAGGAAGGAGCTGAAGGAAAAACAGCACAAGAGCTATCGAATGCCAGGGTGATCATCAACGAATTGGATGTAGAAACACACCTGATCTTCCATGCAGTAAAGGATCATTTTGACGAAATTAGCAATAGCTATGAATTTTCTAAGGCAATTGAAAAACAGGCAGACAAAATAAAAAGCAAATTTAAGTTTGGGAGTCATGCCTTTGAGCTTACTGTGACCAATCACGCACAGCTGATCTCTGTTACAGCAGACTTCCCTCCTTCATTTGACGAGTCTATCAAAAAAACCATCGAAAATGACGCAGCTAAGGTTCAACTGGCCGTCCAAAAAATTTTTAGATAAAGTAACGATGGCAGCATATTAAAAATTGAAACTAAAAAGAAATGCCCTGGCTTGTTGCTAAGGGCATTTCTCCAAATAATCCTGTTTTATTTTACGTTCTTCTTCTCTGCCGGCTATTTAACAGTTATCTTCAGTTTCTGGGAAATATTATTGGATGAATTTCCAAGCTGGAGGATAAAGTCTCCAGGTTCAACATTCCAATCCTTTTTACTTTCATCATAAAAGGCGAAATCTGACACTTTAACATCCATTTCAACAACTTTCGTTTCCCCTGGCTGTAGGAACACTTTTTCAAAGGCTTTGAGCTCTTTTACCGGGCGCGGAACACTACAAACAGGATCGTTCACATACAACTGAGCAACCTCAGCTCCATAGCGTGCTCCTGTATTCTTAACAGTAAACCTGACCTTGATGATATCGTCTTTTCTATAAGCCGATTTATCTGCAGAAAGAGTACCTAGATTAAAGCTGGTGTAAGAAAGGCCGTATCCGAAGGCGTATTGAGGTACTATTTTTTTTGTATCAAACCAACGGTATCCGACCAAAATATCTTCCTTGTAATATTGGTTAATACTGTCTCCGGGATAGGAAATTTTACCATAAAAGTGTGCACCGTTATCTTCCAGCTTTTTTGGAAAAGAGAATGGCAACTTACCAGAGGGGTTTACCTCGCCCGAAATAACATCAGCCAATGCAGATCCAGCCTCTGAACCAAGATACCATCCCTGAATAATAGCTGGTACCTTGTCTACCCAAGGCATTGACACTGCATTACCGCTAAGCAGTACTACAGCTGTGTTTTTATTTACTTTCAATAAAGCATCAATCAGTTTATCCTGGCCGAAAGGAAGACTTAACGATTTACGATCGCCACCTTCACAATCCTGAAAATGGTTTTTATTCAGTCCTCCGATAAAGAATACAACGTCGGCATGTTTAGCAACTTCAATCGCGGCATCCATCAAAGAATCAGCATTTAGCTTAGATGGTTCTTCACGTCCGTACATTGATGGGCCAGAAGCATACCCAAGACTATATACCACATGTTCCTTCCCATATTTAGCAATCAATCCATCCAAAGGTGATTTTTCATAAGCCACCTTCAGCGATGATGATCCCCCGCCGATTACCAGACTGCGATCGGCATTTTCGCCGATAACAGCAATCTTTTTGAATTTACCGTTTGTAACAGGAAAAAACTGTTTATCGTTCTTTAAAAGCACAATTCCTTCCTGAGCAATTTTACGCGCAGCTTCACTGTGTTCTGGAGAAACGAAGCGGCCAAAGGGCCTGTCGGCACTCATGGTGGTACGGAAAATTAAACGTAATATCCGGCGCGCCTTATCATTAAGCAAAGCAATATCATATTTCCCCTCCTTAATACCTTTAAGGAACGGGTTGGCCAGATAGTATTCTGAGTAAGGAAACTTTCCCTTAGTTGTTAAACCATCGGTATAGGTACCCATTTCGAGATCGAGCCCGTTTTTAACCGCTTGATCAGTACTATGTACACCTCCCCAGTCACTAATCACAACCCCATCGAATTTCCAGTCTTTTTTTAAGATTTTATTCAAAAGCAGGTCATTATGGCAACAATGTTCGCCTCTAAACTGATTGTAAGAACCCATAATCGACCAAGCTTTCCCTTCTTGCACTGCGGCCTTAAAAGCAGGTAAATAAATTTCATATAATGCACGGTCGCTCAGATCAACATTGATATGCCCACGCCACTCTTCCTGGTTATTCAGTGCAAAATGTTTTACGCATGCCGCTACGCCGATGGATTGAACGCCTTGAATATAAGGTACCACCATACGTGAGCTGAGATAAGGATCTTCGCCCAGATATTCAAAATTACGCCCGTTTAATGGTGTACGATAAATGTTTACTCCAGGACCTAATAACACGGTTTTATTGCGGTAACGCGCTTCTTCTCCGATTGATTTGCCATAAAGCAGCGATAATTTAGGATTAAAGGAAGCTGACAGACAGGTAAGTGCCGGAAAGGCTGTACACGAATCGTTTGTCCAGTTGGCACCACCCCATTCATCCCACAAAACTTCCTCACGGATGCCGTGGGGACCATCATCGGTCCAAACTTCAGGAATTCCTAAGCGGGGCACGCCTTTTGAACTAAACTTAGACTGGGCATAACAAAGCGCCACTTTTTCTTCGGTGGTCATTGCTGAAAGTGCATTTTCAACCCGTTCTTCTATAGGTTTATTTATATCAAGATAAACAGGCAGCTTTTGTTGCGCATTAACCATTAACCAGGCTCCTGTTGCTACTATAGTTAAAAATATCGATTTCATTTAATTATATTCTTTTGGGTTTAGTTTTTATCGTTT from Flavobacterium sp. W4I14 includes these protein-coding regions:
- a CDS encoding hypothetical protein (product_source=Hypo-rule applied; cath_funfam=2.60.120.620; pfam=PF05721; superfamily=51197); translation: MPNQQDLSKKHQLISDLFKWPTKASEWEQYKLSNEQLDFFNAFGYVSDVKLLDDWQVERLNKELAEIVDPAHPLNGLFHEFHSNESADPNSVLFHALGAWRITESFHDVIWNPAFAMAASQILGNKGVRFWHDQLFCKPAKHGGVVAWHQDYSYWTRTGPMQHLTCWVGLDDATTENGCLYYVPKSHNWGLLDKPDLAGDMEGLMQYLTEAQKAEFNPVPIELKKGYATFHHPLMVHGSFQNKSPRSRSAFVLNVFTDGTESNTDEALLKGVEPVRAGHKMEGQFFPLIFSPDSLMPLS
- a CDS encoding hypothetical protein (product_source=Hypo-rule applied; cath_funfam=1.10.3230.10; cleavage_site_network=SignalP-noTM) codes for the protein MKNKSLAFFGFILFICFSCNSTKSLTASHAIGTTAEQIKDTERIDGNQLIDLLLADRFSYNKALIKDGYNSKKQLPKPTAIINNSLLQTISFNGLNYLVKDDKVVDIKGVKLSASALSMITEKLTSLDQVQQYCCENANLEYQQKNRDMNAIKTLDRQYFAALNTLKDITSSIATEARKRNASMSIEMSLAKIKLPDIKNPGIKTKRNYVAKIE
- a CDS encoding acyl-coenzyme A thioesterase 13 (product_source=KO:K17362; cath_funfam=3.10.129.10; cog=COG2050; ko=KO:K17362; pfam=PF03061; superfamily=54637; tigrfam=TIGR00369), with the translated sequence MEPSLSEQRLNFLRQSIGKVITNSPSNFMNWLAPVLIKAEHGILVCQYTIRKEMTNPYQILHGGVTAGIIDDLIGATVFTMGLNERYTTVNNYIDYFAPASEGDEVIAETSIVKKGRTILNLQCEIFLPSKKRLIAKGYSNMLNIG
- a CDS encoding acyl dehydratase (product_source=COG2030; cath_funfam=3.10.129.10; cog=COG2030; pfam=PF01575; superfamily=54637) — its product is MPKGVIKASTNPINRIEYMLVINNFEEYESHLGKELGVSQWHTIDQEQINKFADATLDHQWIHTDPEKAKNEGPFKATIAHGYLTLSLIPYLWKQIADVRNIKMEINYGIERFKFGQAVLVDSEVQLKAKLNCISNLRGITKVTIQATLVIKDQPKPAYVGDVVFLYHFI
- a CDS encoding iron complex outermembrane receptor protein (product_source=KO:K02014; cath_funfam=2.170.130.10,2.60.40.1120,3.40.50.800; cleavage_site_network=SignalP-noTM; cog=COG1629; ko=KO:K02014; pfam=PF00593,PF07715,PF13715; superfamily=49464,56935) — protein: MKPFLLYCFCFFISLNAIAQKVMVKGLVTSQNEPVENITIKILGSKGSTKSNVSGTYQLGDIPSGNYDLIFSGIGYQSKRIKVTLKGDTALVNAELLSLASDLGDVVITGVNRATQLRKSPVPIAVLSKKSMDQNVNTNLIEAIVKGVPGITAVTTGPNVSKPFIRGLGYNRVLTLYDGLRQEGQQWGDEHGIEVDEYGITRAEVVKGPASLTYGSDALAGVINMIPYSPNFEDGKLKGDFTANYQSNNGMIGSSLGLAYIKNDWKYTFRATGKTAHNYQNKIDGLVYGTAFREYNLSASARVDKAWGSSKTAITYYDNLMEIPDGSRDSLSRQFTRQILDDGDDIKNRPIVPESDLNTYSINPLHQHIQHYRFYNTSQFKFGTSDLNLLIGGQQSVRREYNHPTLPSQAGLYVVLNTFNYDLKYNLPDFTGIESTIGVNGMYQGNRSKTATDFPIPDYDLFDIGAFYFAKKSMGKIDVSGGIRIDRRNIHWRDFYVGTDAQTGFGKQVSSTDATGKLQFPSFDKNYYGLSGSLGLTYNISEKLLIKANIARGYRAPNITEIGSNGLDPGAHIVYLGNRTFKPEFNLQEDIGIIAYLKDAEISMELFNNNIQNYIYQSRLTDANGNPVVIVPGNLTYQYQQSKARLYGAEISVNLHPSAIKWLSFNNSLAYVVGLNQNQELLNKHGREAKYLPFIPPLQVRTEIKATAQKAIGIFDKPYIKIDAAFFADQDKFYALDNTETFTPGYTLINGGVGSTLKTKKGRTLCDIFLQADNIFNVAYQSNLNRLKYFEYYNPSPNDRSGIYNMGRNLSFKIIIPI
- a CDS encoding hypothetical protein (product_source=Hypo-rule applied; superfamily=54001), with product MLENYSTLQFIVRGKIFKGFCMRIQDDFHETYAVVLDGYHSFCIWLDNKTETWCASKNVAIDPDAIDEIINRISIPQPAC
- a CDS encoding phosphonatase-like hydrolase (product_source=TIGR03351; cath_funfam=3.40.50.1000; cog=COG0637; pfam=PF13419; superfamily=56784; tigrfam=TIGR03351), giving the protein MNPEIKMVVFDMAGTTVNENNLVYKTLMNAINAAGFSYTLDQVLAIAAGKEKKEAIRSVLKTYEGSFDEAMIFDIYEEFIGKLKLAYETEEILPQPGSIELFEKLRKEGIISVLNTGYDRVTAEAILGRLGWKAGTEFDTLVTASEVSQNRPEPDMILLAMRHHGLTDGKSVVKVGDSSIDIEEGKNAGCGLSIGITTGAHTKKQLEEAKPDAVIDNLMEILAMITKQNQLMIIK
- a CDS encoding ketosteroid isomerase-like protein (product_source=COG3631; cath_funfam=3.10.450.50; cog=COG3631; pfam=PF12680; superfamily=54427); this translates as MNTQEVADKLVQLCREGKHEQAIDELYADNVVSKEPKGSPMELTEGKDAVKKKTIQWEESVEEIHSSSCSEPIVAENHFAFVMNIDATYKAHGRMAMSEICVYEVKDGKIVADEFFYRMG